The following coding sequences are from one Neurospora crassa OR74A linkage group I, whole genome shotgun sequence window:
- the krev-1 gene encoding krev-1: MMRTYGFQPCREFHIVVLGTGGVGKSCLTAQFVHNEWIESYDPTIEDSYRTQVAVDGRQVILEILDTAGTEQFVAMRDLYMKAGQGFLLVFSITSQASLDELATLREEIIRIKDDENIPIVMVGNKADLLDQRAVDRAKAFTISQQWNAPYYEASARTRTNVDEVFIDLCRQMLRRDDSGQLDDDDGARNGSGYGYGQGKQEDGHGPMKKKRRRKRKGDHKCIIM; encoded by the exons ATGATGCGCACTTACGGATTCCAGCCTTG CCGCGAATTCCACATCGTTGTCCTAGGTACCG GAGGTGTCGGCAAGAGTTGCTTAACTG CACAATTTGTACACAATGAATGGATTGAAAGCTATGATCCAACCATTGAGGACTCGTATAGGACACAGGTGGCTGTCGAT GGACGACAAGTGATACTGGAAAT CCTCGACACGGCCGGTACAGAACAGTTCG TTGCTATGCGAGACCTGTACATGAAGGCCGGCCAAGGATTCCTGTTAGTCTTCAGTATAACCTCGCAAGCCTCGCTAGACGAGCTCGCCACGCTTCGGGAAGAGATCATACGCATCAAAGATGACGAGAACATCCCCATCGTCATGGTGGGCAACAAGGCCGACCTGCTAGACCAACGAGCCGTCGATCGCGCAAAGGCCTTTACCATTTCTCAGCAGTGGAATGCGCCTTATTATGAGGCTAGTGCTAGGACGAGGA CAAACGTTGACGAAGTCTTCATCGACCTCTGCCGCCAAATGCTCCGAAGAGACGATAGCGGCCAACtagatgacgacgatggcgCACGCAATGGTAGCGGGTACGGCTACGGCCAAGGGAAACAGGAGGATGGTCATGGGcccatgaagaagaagcggaggagaaagaggaagggcgATCACAAGTGCATAATCATGTGA
- a CDS encoding PQ loop repeat protein, which produces MAPQTEIPVAANVLGTIGTVFWCVQLIPQIWTNYRTKSTTGLPGTMMFLWALCGVPFGVYAIAQNFNVPIQVQPQAFMTLCLVGWAQILIYGSKWPTWKATLLALIVACVFAGVEAALILTLRPLYEEGNETPVRVIGIIAAILLAAGLLPPYGEMYKRHGRVVGINWIFLSMDWSGAFFSLMAVVTQNTFDVLGGVLYIICAFLELGIFASHLIWLVRTRSIRKQLKKDGKTFDDLLGEYEKRGESWKWAERDLDLGRLKFWARKDKKREEEEGEVEIEQRDLEKQDVSNSAADAVEQQRDGALDSKMAMAEAQNQNGNAEDTDASTPTMVDGENRAVDRA; this is translated from the exons ATGGCGCCTCAAACAGAAATCCCAGTT GCCGCCAATGTACTTGGGACGATAGGAACTGT CTTCTGGTGTGTCCAGCTCATCCCACAAATATGGACCAACTACCGCACCAAAAGCACAACCGGCCTCCCGGGAACCATGATGTTCCTCTGGGCGCTGTGCGGCGTTCCGTTCGGGGTGTACGCGATAGCCCAGAACTTTAATGTACCCATCCAGGTGCAGCCACAGGCATTCATGACGCTTTGTTTAGTTGGTTGGGCGCAGATTTTGATATATGGATC AAAATGGCCAACCTGGAAAGCTACTCTCCTAGCCTTGATTGTAGCTTGCGTGTTTGCCGGTGTTGAGGCTGCCCTGATCTTGACACTACGG CCCCTTTACGAAGAAGGCAACGAAACCCCCGTCCGAGTTATCGGCATCATAgccgccatcctcctcgccgccggCCTCCTGCCTCCCTACGGAGAAATGTACAAGCGGCACGGTCGAGTCGTCGGCATCAACTGGATCTTTCTGTCGATGGACTGGTCAggagccttcttctccctcatgGCCGTAGTGACGCAAAATACGTTTGACGTCCTGGGTGGTGTGCTCTACATCATTTGCGCCTTCCTCGAGCTAGGCATCTTTGCGTCGCACTTGATTTGGCTGGTGAGGACGAGAAGCATAAGGAAGCAACTCAAAAAGGACGGCAAGACTTTTGACGATTTGTTGGGCGAGTATGAGAAGCGGGGAGAGAGTTGGAAGTGGGCAGAGAGGGATTTGGATTTGGGGAGGTTGAAGTTTTGGGCGaggaaggacaagaagagggaagaggaggagggtgaagtGGAGATTGAGCAAAGGGACTTGGAAAAGCAGGATGTCAGTAAttctgctgctgatgctgtgGAACAGCAACGTGATGGGGCTTTGGACAGTAAGATGGCGATGGCTGAGGCACAAAATCAAAACGGGAACGCGGAGGATACAGATGCAAGTACGCCTACCATGGTGGATGGGGAGAACAGGGCGGTAGACAGGGCCTGA